From one Catenuloplanes nepalensis genomic stretch:
- a CDS encoding STM4015 family protein — protein sequence MTINSHVTTFAGLPVVPAGSDVRPDDPGAVAWRVEIEDYDSAPDEFEAAMEAMLERAGDGGPVALVVGQWGGAYEEPPPIDLFVRLAPRMPGLRSLFLGDLTFEECEISWIRHRDVAPLLKAYPALERLVVRGTEDLQITEALRHEGLRDLEIQSGGLPAKLLRSVLALELPALERLNLWLGVDSYGGDVVGEDLRPVLDEADARWPRLTALGLRNSEMQDRIAASVAESAVLPRLRVLDLSLGTLGDEGAESLLGGGSLDHLEELDLHHHFMSPQVAQRLVDALPGVRVDVTDRQEPRGDWGRYVEVSE from the coding sequence ATGACCATCAACTCGCACGTGACCACCTTCGCCGGGCTGCCGGTGGTGCCCGCCGGCAGCGATGTCCGGCCGGATGATCCGGGCGCGGTGGCCTGGCGCGTCGAGATCGAGGATTACGACTCCGCGCCGGACGAGTTCGAGGCCGCGATGGAGGCGATGCTGGAGCGGGCCGGTGACGGCGGCCCGGTCGCGCTGGTGGTCGGGCAGTGGGGCGGGGCCTACGAGGAGCCGCCGCCGATCGACCTGTTCGTCCGGCTCGCACCGCGCATGCCCGGGCTGCGCTCGCTGTTCCTCGGCGACCTGACGTTCGAGGAGTGCGAGATCTCCTGGATCCGGCATCGGGACGTCGCGCCGCTGCTCAAAGCCTATCCGGCACTGGAGCGGCTGGTCGTGCGCGGCACCGAGGACCTGCAGATCACCGAGGCGCTGCGGCACGAAGGGCTGCGCGACCTGGAGATCCAGTCCGGTGGGCTCCCGGCGAAGCTGCTGCGGTCGGTGCTGGCGCTGGAGCTGCCGGCACTGGAGCGCCTCAACCTGTGGCTCGGCGTCGACTCGTACGGTGGGGACGTCGTCGGCGAGGATCTGCGGCCGGTGCTGGACGAGGCCGATGCCCGCTGGCCGCGGCTGACCGCGCTGGGCCTGCGCAACAGCGAGATGCAGGACCGGATCGCGGCCTCGGTCGCGGAGTCCGCGGTGCTGCCCCGGCTGCGGGTGCTGGACCTGTCGCTCGGCACGCTGGGCGACGAGGGCGCGGAGTCGCTGCTCGGCGGCGGGTCGCTCGATCACCTGGAGGAGCTCGACCTGCACCACCACTTCATGAGCCCGCAGGTGGCGCAGCGGCTGGTCGACGCGCTGCCCGGTGTGCGCGTCGACGTCACCGACCGGCAGGAGCCGCGCGGCGACTGGGGGCGTTACGTCGAGGTCTCCGAGTGA
- a CDS encoding ATP-binding protein, giving the protein MVGSVRAHVESGALVVTLGERADLLSAERLRRALVRCTAHHPPFVIVDCARAGRSKRLASLLNAAVLFCNARRPGITMVVSAPNVAVRRVLRGRVKMFSTLTAALTALPSRRTHTVREHVRLQPEISGASVARALVRSFCERHALGGEVLEAGELIVSELVSNAVQHAGTTVDVTLSHYRRQLRIAVADRSTDLPRFGGGAEEPGLPVRGRGLDLVARSAARCGVLLGSDGKVVWARLPVPRRRWRRTRASVAALGRVASWRPVVRRRFPAHRPVIGLRPA; this is encoded by the coding sequence GTGGTGGGCAGCGTTCGGGCGCATGTGGAGAGTGGCGCGCTGGTGGTGACGCTGGGAGAGCGGGCGGACCTGCTGTCGGCGGAGCGGCTGCGGCGGGCGTTGGTGCGGTGTACCGCGCATCACCCGCCGTTCGTGATCGTGGACTGTGCGCGGGCCGGGCGGTCGAAGCGGCTGGCGTCGCTGCTCAACGCGGCCGTGCTGTTCTGCAACGCGCGGCGGCCGGGGATAACGATGGTGGTGTCGGCGCCGAACGTGGCGGTCCGGCGCGTACTGAGGGGAAGGGTGAAGATGTTCTCGACTCTGACGGCGGCGTTGACCGCGCTTCCCTCGCGGCGCACGCACACCGTGCGTGAGCACGTGCGGTTGCAGCCGGAGATCTCCGGTGCCTCGGTGGCGCGCGCGCTGGTCCGGTCGTTCTGCGAGCGGCACGCGCTCGGCGGCGAGGTGCTGGAGGCGGGCGAGCTGATCGTCTCCGAGCTGGTGTCGAACGCGGTGCAGCACGCCGGGACCACGGTGGACGTGACTCTCAGTCACTACCGGCGGCAGCTGCGGATCGCGGTCGCGGACCGGTCGACGGACCTGCCGCGGTTCGGCGGTGGCGCGGAGGAGCCGGGGCTGCCGGTGCGCGGGCGTGGACTCGACCTGGTCGCGCGTTCGGCGGCGCGCTGCGGCGTGCTGCTGGGGTCGGACGGCAAGGTCGTGTGGGCGCGCCTGCCGGTACCGCGCCGGCGCTGGCGCCGTACTCGTGCCTCGGTCGCGGCCCTGGGCCGGGTGGCCTCGTGGCGCCCGGTGGTCCGGCGGCGATTCCCGGCTCACCGCCCGGTGATCGGCCTGCGCCCCGCCTGA
- a CDS encoding helix-turn-helix domain-containing protein has translation MAGGVEGGDLPGGNPQLRRHALGSELRELRVRRGMTAEEVGGALDRSGSWVSRIEGGKIRIRTRELSDLLDVYGVANHSRRAYLERLAIEGRQKAWWSAYRDVVGENYSVYIGLEDSAERIFEYQERAVPGLLQTEAYMRALFVSYGPISKWAVGAEKAEQLIRVRLARQGILRRASRPRLSAVIDESVVRRVVGDVSVHRDQLSALLASFDSMDIRVFPFRSSGGSVVIPSFVVLGAPGGGNVAYEEHLSRSALYDGRSALPYVQMADWLKSHALSSRHSERLISKVIDELGAWET, from the coding sequence ATGGCCGGCGGAGTGGAAGGTGGCGATCTGCCGGGTGGCAATCCGCAGTTGCGCCGTCATGCATTGGGATCCGAACTGCGAGAGCTGCGGGTTCGGCGCGGCATGACCGCGGAGGAGGTCGGAGGGGCCCTCGACCGGTCCGGTTCTTGGGTGAGCCGGATCGAGGGTGGAAAGATTCGGATCCGGACCCGCGAACTGAGCGATTTGCTGGACGTCTACGGCGTGGCGAACCATTCGCGCCGAGCCTACCTGGAGCGTCTGGCGATCGAAGGCAGGCAGAAGGCATGGTGGAGTGCGTACCGCGATGTCGTGGGCGAGAACTATTCCGTCTACATCGGACTGGAGGACTCCGCCGAGCGGATATTCGAATACCAGGAGAGAGCGGTTCCCGGGTTACTGCAGACCGAGGCCTATATGCGGGCGCTTTTCGTCAGCTATGGCCCCATCTCGAAATGGGCGGTGGGGGCGGAAAAGGCGGAGCAGCTCATTCGTGTCCGATTGGCGCGGCAGGGGATTCTGCGGCGCGCGAGCCGGCCACGGCTTTCCGCGGTGATCGATGAATCGGTGGTGCGTCGCGTAGTCGGTGATGTGAGCGTTCACCGTGATCAGTTGAGTGCGCTTCTGGCGAGTTTCGATTCAATGGACATCAGGGTCTTCCCATTTCGATCATCTGGTGGATCGGTAGTCATCCCGTCGTTTGTCGTGCTGGGCGCGCCGGGGGGTGGCAATGTTGCCTATGAGGAACATCTGTCCCGGTCTGCCCTATATGATGGCCGCTCGGCGCTCCCGTATGTCCAGATGGCGGACTGGCTCAAGTCCCATGCGCTGTCGAGCCGGCATTCGGAGCGCCTGATCTCGAAGGTCATCGACGAATTGGGTGCGTGGGAAACATGA
- a CDS encoding DUF397 domain-containing protein, with protein MKWNGLRRDVWTTSSRSEQVACVEVRTDGESVDIRDSKRRSGYVLNVSPEAWTAFVRMWN; from the coding sequence ATGAAGTGGAACGGGCTGCGGCGAGATGTCTGGACAACGAGCTCGCGGAGCGAGCAGGTTGCCTGCGTCGAGGTGAGGACGGACGGGGAGTCCGTAGATATTCGTGACAGTAAGCGTCGGTCCGGTTACGTATTGAATGTGTCGCCGGAGGCTTGGACCGCCTTCGTGCGGATGTGGAACTGA
- a CDS encoding STM4011 family radical SAM protein produces the protein MTTLLPLVPIPGPLYVLYRGPLASCNYDCPYCPFAKRADPPELLRADRAALHRFADWVAATTDRRLSVLFTPWGEGLTRSWYRETITRLSHLPHVDRVAIQTNLAARTGWLADADRDTAALWTTYHPGQVTRDRFLARCRELDALGVRYSVGVVGLPEHLAEARALRALLAPHVYLWVNAADGHVYTADEEAAWTALDPRFGDSARPHPSRGLPCHAGETAISVLGDGTVRRCHFVAASIGNLYDGTWRAALRPRTCPNDACDCHIGYVHLKPLGLRDVYRDGLLERVVHRPEEFTRGSIYTH, from the coding sequence ATGACGACACTGCTGCCGCTGGTCCCGATCCCCGGGCCGCTCTACGTGCTCTACCGGGGGCCGCTGGCCAGCTGCAACTACGACTGTCCCTACTGCCCGTTCGCGAAGCGGGCCGATCCGCCGGAGTTGCTGCGCGCGGACCGGGCCGCACTGCACCGGTTCGCGGACTGGGTGGCGGCGACGACGGACCGGCGGCTGTCCGTGCTGTTCACGCCGTGGGGCGAAGGGCTGACCCGGAGCTGGTACCGGGAGACGATCACCCGCCTGTCACACCTGCCGCACGTGGACCGGGTGGCGATCCAGACCAACCTGGCCGCCCGGACCGGCTGGCTGGCGGACGCGGACCGGGACACCGCGGCACTGTGGACCACGTACCACCCGGGGCAGGTCACCCGCGATCGCTTCCTGGCTCGCTGCCGTGAGCTGGACGCGCTCGGCGTCCGCTACTCGGTCGGCGTGGTCGGGCTGCCGGAGCACCTGGCCGAGGCGCGGGCGCTGCGCGCGCTGCTGGCACCGCACGTCTACCTGTGGGTGAACGCGGCGGACGGGCACGTCTACACCGCGGACGAGGAGGCGGCGTGGACCGCACTCGATCCGCGCTTCGGCGACAGCGCGCGCCCGCATCCGTCGCGCGGCCTGCCCTGCCACGCGGGCGAGACCGCGATCTCCGTGCTCGGCGACGGCACGGTGCGGCGCTGCCACTTCGTCGCCGCTTCCATAGGAAACCTCTACGACGGTACGTGGCGGGCCGCGCTACGGCCCCGGACCTGCCCCAATGACGCCTGCGACTGCCACATCGGATACGTGCACCTGAAGCCGCTCGGGCTGCGCGACGTCTACCGCGACGGGCTGCTGGAGCGAGTTGTGCACAGGCCCGAAGAATTTACGCGGGGAAGTATTTACACGCACTAA
- a CDS encoding STM4014 family protein — MTTLSVIGNPGNRRVTMFADAVAGAGLPPPRVYAWRDVLTGGPVPGPGERVRIDSPGEDAQVGRLLRGAVTEAEHGEITGTAAAHAGLGAALRRVEDGGGTLLSAPDDILTMSDKPRCHALLREHGVPVPGALAGITGYDGLRAAMRAAGWARVFVKPSHGSSASGVLALTAAHGRVAAVTSVERGPGGRLFNNLTLRRYEREADVAAIVDALGADGLHVERWFPKAGLGARTVDLRVVVIAGEARHVVVRASRSPLTNLHLGNARGDVATVRARAGERAWDAAMETCARVGAAFPRTLMAGVDLMFHAGWRRHAVAEVNAFGDLLPGVSHRGEDTYTAQLRAALCAV, encoded by the coding sequence GTGACCACGCTGTCCGTGATAGGCAACCCGGGGAACCGGCGGGTGACGATGTTCGCGGACGCGGTGGCAGGTGCGGGGCTGCCGCCGCCCCGGGTCTACGCGTGGCGTGACGTGCTCACCGGCGGGCCGGTCCCGGGTCCGGGCGAGCGCGTGCGGATCGACTCGCCGGGCGAGGACGCGCAAGTCGGCCGGCTGCTGCGCGGCGCGGTCACGGAGGCGGAGCACGGCGAGATCACCGGGACGGCGGCGGCGCACGCGGGGCTGGGCGCGGCGCTGCGCCGGGTCGAGGACGGCGGCGGCACGCTGCTCAGCGCGCCGGACGACATCCTCACCATGAGCGACAAGCCGCGCTGCCACGCACTGCTCCGGGAGCACGGCGTGCCGGTGCCCGGCGCGCTGGCGGGCATCACCGGCTACGACGGACTCCGGGCCGCGATGCGGGCGGCCGGCTGGGCACGGGTCTTCGTGAAGCCGTCGCACGGCTCGTCCGCGTCCGGCGTGCTCGCGCTCACCGCCGCGCACGGCCGGGTCGCGGCCGTGACCAGCGTCGAGCGCGGCCCCGGCGGGCGCCTCTTCAACAACCTGACCCTCCGGAGGTACGAGCGGGAGGCCGACGTCGCCGCGATCGTCGACGCGCTGGGCGCCGACGGGCTGCACGTGGAGCGGTGGTTCCCGAAGGCGGGCCTCGGCGCGCGCACGGTCGACCTGCGCGTGGTCGTGATCGCGGGCGAGGCCCGGCACGTCGTGGTGCGGGCGAGCCGGTCACCGCTGACGAACCTGCACCTCGGCAACGCGCGCGGCGACGTGGCGACGGTCCGGGCGCGGGCCGGTGAGCGGGCGTGGGACGCGGCCATGGAGACGTGTGCCCGGGTGGGCGCGGCCTTCCCGCGTACCCTGATGGCCGGTGTCGATCTGATGTTTCACGCGGGCTGGCGGAGGCACGCGGTGGCCGAGGTCAACGCGTTCGGCGACCTGCTGCCGGGCGTGTCGCACCGGGGCGAGGACACCTACACCGCGCAGCTGCGGGCGGCGCTGTGCGCGGTCTGA
- a CDS encoding STM4013/SEN3800 family hydrolase, which produces MRGLIPGHDLLLVTLDTLRFDVAARLHAAGRTPGLAGRLPGGWERRHTPASFTYAAHHAFFAGFLPTPVTPGRHRRPFAARFAGSETTGRDTWVFDAADLPGALADAGYHTVCLGGVGFFNPGAPLGRVLPGLFAEAHWEPSFGVTAPGCVDAQADRLAEIIAGLPAEKPLFTFVNVAAIHQPNRHYLPGAAEDTMDSHAAALEYADRALDRVFALAGGRGRPCRVIVCSDHGTLYGEDGHVGHRVAHEAVWTVPYGEFTL; this is translated from the coding sequence GTGCGCGGTCTGATCCCGGGCCACGACCTGCTTCTCGTCACGCTGGACACGCTGCGGTTCGACGTGGCCGCGCGGCTGCACGCGGCCGGGCGCACGCCGGGCCTGGCCGGCCGGCTGCCGGGCGGCTGGGAGCGGCGGCACACGCCGGCCAGCTTCACCTACGCGGCGCACCACGCGTTCTTCGCCGGGTTCCTGCCCACGCCGGTCACGCCGGGGCGGCATCGGCGGCCGTTCGCGGCGCGGTTCGCGGGCAGCGAGACGACCGGCCGGGACACCTGGGTGTTCGACGCCGCGGACCTGCCGGGGGCGCTCGCGGACGCCGGCTATCACACGGTCTGCCTGGGCGGCGTGGGCTTCTTCAATCCGGGCGCGCCGCTCGGCCGAGTGCTGCCCGGCCTGTTCGCGGAGGCGCACTGGGAGCCGTCGTTCGGCGTGACCGCGCCCGGCTGCGTGGACGCGCAGGCGGACCGGCTCGCGGAGATCATCGCGGGGCTGCCGGCGGAGAAGCCGCTGTTTACGTTCGTCAACGTGGCGGCGATACACCAGCCGAACCGGCACTACCTGCCGGGCGCGGCGGAGGACACGATGGACAGCCACGCGGCCGCGCTGGAATACGCGGACCGGGCACTGGACCGGGTCTTCGCGCTGGCCGGCGGGCGGGGGCGGCCGTGCCGGGTGATCGTCTGCTCCGATCACGGCACGCTGTACGGGGAGGACGGGCACGTGGGGCACCGGGTGGCGCACGAGGCCGTCTGGACCGTGCCGTACGGGGAGTTCACGCTGTGA
- a CDS encoding STM4012 family radical SAM protein gives MIESPYQGYLYAYPHKTAYRRLTPRPSLADVWAGERRDALFGYVHVPFCEMRCGFCNLFTRSNPAADQVTAYLGRLRAQARAVRDALGQRAGVARLAIGGGTPTYLTAPELLELFEIIGDWGGVPTSVETSPATATPDRLAVLAGHGTTRVSIGVQSFLDAEARAAGRPQRRVEVEAALGAIRDAAVPVLNIDLIYGIDGQTAATWRESLDAALSWRPEELYLYPLYVRPLTGLGRRARTRADWDAARMALYRQAVEVLTEAGYVQLSMRQFRRADVPADDGPDYCCQDDGMVGLGCGARSYTTSLHYSFDYAVTVGEVRAVLDDYLARPDDDFRFAEFGYRLDSAEQRRRWLLKSLLRAEGVPAADYRARFGTSHVGDFPQLGALVERGWLEPGRERLTAEGLAWSDAIGPWLVSGEVRAAMDGFALR, from the coding sequence GTGATCGAGTCGCCGTACCAGGGGTATCTGTATGCGTACCCGCACAAGACCGCCTATCGCCGTCTGACGCCGCGTCCGTCGCTCGCGGACGTGTGGGCGGGGGAGCGGCGGGACGCTCTCTTCGGCTACGTGCACGTGCCGTTCTGCGAGATGCGCTGCGGCTTCTGCAACCTGTTCACCCGGTCGAACCCGGCGGCGGACCAGGTCACGGCCTATCTGGGGCGGCTGCGCGCGCAGGCGCGCGCGGTGCGGGACGCGCTCGGGCAGCGGGCGGGTGTGGCCCGGCTGGCGATCGGCGGCGGGACACCCACCTACCTGACCGCGCCGGAACTCCTGGAGCTGTTCGAGATCATCGGCGATTGGGGCGGGGTGCCGACGTCCGTGGAGACGTCGCCCGCGACCGCCACGCCGGACCGGCTGGCCGTGCTGGCCGGGCACGGCACCACACGGGTCAGCATCGGCGTGCAGAGCTTCCTGGACGCGGAGGCGCGCGCGGCCGGGCGGCCACAGCGGCGGGTGGAGGTGGAGGCCGCGCTGGGTGCGATCCGGGACGCGGCCGTCCCGGTGCTGAACATCGACCTGATCTACGGCATCGACGGTCAGACCGCCGCGACCTGGCGGGAGAGCCTGGACGCGGCGCTGTCCTGGCGGCCGGAGGAGCTGTACCTGTATCCGCTGTACGTGCGGCCGCTGACCGGGCTCGGGCGGCGGGCCCGGACCCGGGCGGACTGGGACGCCGCGCGGATGGCGCTCTACCGGCAGGCGGTCGAGGTGCTGACCGAGGCCGGCTACGTACAGTTGTCGATGCGGCAGTTCCGGCGGGCGGACGTGCCGGCCGACGACGGGCCGGACTACTGCTGCCAGGACGACGGCATGGTCGGGCTGGGATGCGGTGCCCGGTCGTACACGACGTCGCTGCACTACTCGTTCGACTACGCGGTCACCGTGGGCGAGGTGCGGGCGGTGCTGGACGACTACCTCGCCCGCCCGGACGACGACTTCCGGTTCGCGGAGTTCGGCTACCGGCTGGACTCCGCCGAGCAGCGGCGGCGATGGCTGCTGAAGTCGCTGCTGCGCGCGGAGGGGGTGCCGGCGGCGGACTACCGGGCGCGGTTCGGCACGTCGCACGTGGGCGACTTCCCGCAGCTGGGAGCGCTGGTGGAGCGTGGCTGGCTGGAGCCGGGGCGGGAGCGGCTGACCGCGGAGGGACTGGCCTGGTCGGACGCGATCGGGCCGTGGCTGGTGTCCGGGGAGGTGCGCGCGGCGATGGACGGGTTCGCGCTGCGATGA